The genomic segment CGATAAGTGGATCACATAACGGTCGACCAACTGTTGAAACCCGCTGCCCAAAAAAATCAAAGCCATGACAAATAAAAATACTTTGGCCGAGCGTAGCAAAATTTCCCCATAGGTTTCTTCACGATGAATGGCAGTAAGGCCTGTTTGAGAACGATGCCCACGAAAAAAGAACGAAAGGCCAGCAAAAAGGATCAACATTAAAATAACCTCAAGCCCTAAGAGTTTGGCTAGGTACCAAAAATCAACCCCAGGCAAACCTTTTAACTTCGCTAGGGTAATGGTGGAAAGCGGCTCGCCAATAGGCGTTAACACTGCGCCTAAGCCGATGGCATAACAAGCGAGAATCACCAATTTTTTTTCATGCTGTTTATCAATAGGGAGGAGGCTAATGACTTCTGTTAAAATTAATGCTGCAATAATGGCGGTGATGATGCTTGAGGCCAGCCCCAAAATGAAAATAATCAGTGCAATAAACCAAGCAATGGGGATTTTTTTGAGAATGAAGCGAATCGTTTGATCCAATTTTTTCCGAAAGATTTTAAAAAGTAAACCAAAGGCTAAGACCGCTAAAGTAATGGGGACGGGTTCAGAGAGGGCATGACCGAGGAGATGCAAGTTGAATTTTTGAGTCAGCAGGGCAGCGGCAAGCCCCATGATAAATAGAAAGATCTCAATATGGTGCTCGATAAATTTAAACGCAAAGGGGCAGGCGAGCACTGCAATTAAGATGATCAGCAGACCAATGGTAGAAATATCCAACATGGTCTGTGCACTTAAGAAAAAGAGATGTTATTTGTCAACCCTTATCAGAATTCATAAGCAAAGTTTATGCGAGCGAGGTTATCACTTGCTTTCGATAAACCAATCGCCAGTTGGGTATGAAACATCCAGTGCTCGTCGATGTGGTACATGAAAATGGGGCCAACATAATGTTCCTGACGGGAGGGTTTTAAGCCAAAGGATTTTGAATCTCCAAGTGCGCCGTAGAACTCAAGCCCAAGGCCCATTCCGCCTTCATGTTCTTCTTTTTCTTTTGATTTGTGGTTCTCCTCACCATGGGAGTGCTCGTGTTTTTTGTGAATCATCCACATGGTTCCCAGTGAATAACCAAAGGCAGTGTGACCCGTTTCCAGTTCTGTTTCGTTAATCCAGTTAAAGGCAATATTCACAGGGCCAAAGTCTTGAGAAAGAATCAAACGCGATTCTAAGATTCGCTCGCGGTCAGGTTCTTCCCCACTTTCTTCATAGGGTGGGTTAATCCAGCCAGAAACTTCCATTTTGTAACGAGTGGCTGGATCGAGATCCTCATACTCCACATAAATCATGGGATTAAGGGGAACGTTTTTTTTGAATAATCTAAAACGGTTCTCCCACCGAAAGCCTGTAAATTTGGCATCGCCCGTTTCCATATCTTCAAACCATTCGATCATGAACTCGGTGGCGAATTGGTGCAGGGGGGCATATTCCAATTCAAGCATGTGTGATAAATAATTGCCCTGCCCTTCTTCTCGCTTAAATCTCGAGGGTGCCGTAATATCGGTCATGAACATCAGTTCAATCTCTCCCTTTTCAATGTTAGAGTTATAGGTAACAAAGTAGCCACCCGTCCCGCCCCAGGCTTCAGCTCCCATCACGATCGTGGTAACAAAAATAATAAGAAACAGCTTTGCAATATTCATGAAACTCTCCTTTGCCCAAAGGTATTATGAAATACCTTTATTGATAATGAAAATTATTTTCATAATCAGATGGTTCTTAAGGAGAGGAATGAAACTTGTCAAGTTAAATCACTCCAAGGCGCGCCTGATCTTAATCATATTCTAAGCCCACCCCAGGAGTGGGCAGAGGATGCGAAGCCCTCCCCAAATTAATCCAAAGCCAACGATGTCAAAAACAATACCCGCTCGAACCATAGCTAAAATAGGAACCCGGCCACTGCCATAGACAATGGCATTGGGTGGGGTGGAGACAGGGAGCATGAAACCAAAGCTTGCCCCGAGGCAGGCCCCCAAGGCTGGTGGAAGGGGAGAGACGTCCGCTTCTTTAGCAAGCGCAATCATTACAGGGATGATCGCATTGGCCGATGCAGTGTTGGAAGTGGTCTCACTCACGAGGATGGCTAAAAGAATTCCTAAGGCGGTCATTCCCCAAAGGCTATCAACGCCAGTTAGCGCAACCAGCCCGTGGCCGATGGCATCGGCAAGCCCACTTGAAAACATAAGTTTTCCTAAACTTAAACCCCCTCCAAAGAGCAAGAGAGTTCCCCAATCGATCTTGGTGGCCTCTTGCCACGTGAGAGTCATGGAGGATCCCTTTCGTTTGATGGGGAGTACGAAGAGAAGCAAGGCAGCTAGGATTGCCACCATACCTTCGTCTAAACGCTCAGCCAAGAGGCGCGTGAGAGGTGCGCTTTTTCCTAAAATGGCTGCAAAGAACCCAGGTAAAATCCATAAAGAAACAGCCACAAGAAAAGCGATCATCACATTGATTTCGCCACGGCTTAGGCGCCCCAACTTTTCGCGCATCTTGCTGATGTACTGCTGGGTGTTCGGCAACCTTGATGAAGTGTGAGGGTGGAACCAAGACAAAATAAAGGCGAGACAAACAAAAAGGGCCACAACAATGGGAATGGCAAGGGTCATCCATTGCAAAAAATCAATCCGAATCCCGGCAAGATTTTCAATCAACCCAATTCCGATGAGATTGGGTGGTGTCCCCACGGGTGTTCCAATCCCTCCAATAGAGGCGCCGTACGCGATCATGAGCAGAAGCCCTACCGAAAAGCGGTCTCGAACCCCCTCGCGGGGAGTATGAATTTCGTTTAAGGCGCGAATCAAACCTATAGCGAGTGGGAGCATCATGGCGGTCGTAGCGCTATTGCTCATCCACATCGAAATCGTTGCTGAAATGACGCCCAATACAACCAAGATACACCAGGGGCGGTTTCCTGCGAGCGAGAGGGCCGCTAGGGCAAAACGGCGATGAAGTCCGTGAATCGTCATGGCTTCGGCCAGCATAAAACTTCCGATGAAAAGAAAAATGATGGGATCAGCGAAGGGGGCCAAGGCCTCCTTAGGAGTGGCGATTCCGAAAAGGACGGTTAGGAGTGTCCCTAAAAGTGCGGTGACAGGGAGCGGAATAGCCTCGGTCATCCAAAAGACCAACACCAATGCCAGGATGGCTGCAAGCTTGTGAGCTCGTGGGTGATTGGTTAAAAGAGGAAGAAAGTAAACAAGCAAAAAGAGCGCAGGTCCCAAGAAAAGCCCAACGCGATGTCTGATTTTCTCAAACTGTTCTTCAGCTGGTGAAAGTAAGCCTTCAGGTTCCATTATAAGGCATTCAATACACGACAGACGAAATTTTATGTTAGCAAAATCTTTATTATGTAGGTACGGGGCAACGTTGCCCTCATTGTAAAAAGTGGCATTTTTATCGATGGGCGCTATTTAAGAAAAAATAAGTGCGGAAAGGGTGGGATTCGAACCCACGGTGCCTTACGGCACGCCGGTTTTCAAGACCGGTTCCTTCAACCACTCGGACACCTTTCCTAATTGTGTTGATTGATGACCTTAACTCCATTCAGATAGGGTTGCAAGGCATCGGGAATTAAGATGCTACCGTCAGGTTGTTGGTAGTTTTCTAAAATAGCCACCAGCGTGCGGCCAACGGCTAGGCCGCTGCCGTTTAAGGTGTGAACGAACTTGTTTTTCTTATCAGCATCTTTGAAACGGATTTTGGCACGACGGGCTTGGAAATCTTCAAAATTGCTGCAGCTTGAAATTTCACGGTAACAATTTTGCCCGGGCAGCCAAACTTCTAAATCATAAGTTTTAGCAGCCGAAAAACCTAAGTCAGCAGTGCACAAACAAACAACCCGGTAATGCAGGTTTAGTTTTTGCAAAATACTTTCGGCATCGTGGGTGAGTTTTTCTAGTTCGTCATAAGAATTTTCTGGACGGACAAATTTAACCAGCTCAACTTTATTAAATTGATGTTGGCGGATTAAGCCACGCACATCTTTCCCATGACTGCCAGCCTCACTGCGAAAACAAGGGGTGTAGGCGGTCATTGAGATGGGCAGCTGTTTGGCATCTAAAATTTCATCACGAAAAATATTAGTAACCGGTACTTCGGCGGTGGGAATTAAGAATAAATCTTCTTGGGTTTTAAAAAGGTCGGCTTCAAATTTAGGGAGTTGCCCGGTTCCCATCAAACTATCACGGTTGACCAAGAAAGGGGGCAATACTTCTTCATAACCGTTGGATTGAGTGTGGGTATCAAGCATGAAATTAATGAGAGTTCGCTCGAGTTTGGCACCAAGATTTCGATAAAGGGTAAAGCGGGCACCGGTAATTTTTGCCCCGCGTTCAAAATCTAAAATTCCTAATTTTTCTCCTAAGTCCCAATGGGCTTGAGGAGAAAAATTAAATTTTGGTTTTTCACCCCACTGACGAATGAGGGCATTATCTTCGGCTGATTTCCCAATGGGCACACTTTCATGTGGTAAATTGGGGATGGAGAGGAGAATAGCTTGTAGAGCCTGTTCAGTGGTAGCGAGGGCTTTTTCAATCCCAGCAATTTCTTGGGAGACTTTTTTCATCTCAATTAAGATTGCTGAAATATCTCCTTTGGCCTTTTGCTTTTGTTGGATTTCTTTAGAGGCTCGATTTTGCAAGGCGCGCAATTGCTCAAATTGGCTGATTTGCTGGTTGCGGGTTAGGCTTAAGGTTTTAAGCTCACTCAAATCAACCGGCTGATGGCGGCTGGTGAGACGTTTTGAAACCGTATCAAGATTGGTCAGTACCCATTTTAAATCAAGCATTTTAACTTTAAGAGTTTTTCTTCTTACTCAGTTTAATTTCCTCATTAATGATGCGTTTGAAATAAGATAAATTGCGGGCACCCGAAACCGGTCTTCCATTGATGAAAAAGGCAGGGGTACCGTTAACACCGAGTTTAGACCCGTCTTTAAAATCTTTTTGGACTTCTTGGGCATATTGGCCGCTGTCTAAGCATTGATCAAATTTGCCTGAGTCCAACCCCAAATTTTTGGCATAAGTTTTTAAACTAGGAACAACCAGATTATTTTGGTTAGCCCACAATAAATCATTAAATTCCCAAAATTTTCCCTGTTCATTGGCACAATTAGCGGCTTCAGACGCCTTGGGTGCATTGGGGTGAAAATCGAGTGGAAAATCTCGCACCACATATTTCACTTTGTCAGGATAGAGGCTAAGAATTTTTTTAATGGTGGGACGTACTTTAACGCAGAAAGGGCATTGGTAATCGGTAAATTCAACGATGGTAACAGGGGCATCTTTAGGCCCTAAACTTGGATCATCATCCACGCCCACATCGGGTAGACGTTCAATAGCTTTGGTAAACGAAATTTTAATATCGTATTTATCTTCTAAACTAGCGATCAGATCTTCTTGTAAA from the Deltaproteobacteria bacterium genome contains:
- a CDS encoding thioredoxin domain-containing protein — encoded protein: MLKFLLPILLLALSLAACNNQPSSKAPYEVPPDTVHATINGEKITEKDVKEKGGKRLEQIEESLFDAKRDVLENIVHQKMLNLEAKKRNITVSELLKKEIYEKVVPPTPEEIEAFYEQNKQQFGKEEKEKILPFLAQQLRSQRGQGLQEDLIASLEDKYDIKISFTKAIERLPDVGVDDDPSLGPKDAPVTIVEFTDYQCPFCVKVRPTIKKILSLYPDKVKYVVRDFPLDFHPNAPKASEAANCANEQGKFWEFNDLLWANQNNLVVPSLKTYAKNLGLDSGKFDQCLDSGQYAQEVQKDFKDGSKLGVNGTPAFFINGRPVSGARNLSYFKRIINEEIKLSKKKNS
- the serS gene encoding serine--tRNA ligase, with amino-acid sequence MLDLKWVLTNLDTVSKRLTSRHQPVDLSELKTLSLTRNQQISQFEQLRALQNRASKEIQQKQKAKGDISAILIEMKKVSQEIAGIEKALATTEQALQAILLSIPNLPHESVPIGKSAEDNALIRQWGEKPKFNFSPQAHWDLGEKLGILDFERGAKITGARFTLYRNLGAKLERTLINFMLDTHTQSNGYEEVLPPFLVNRDSLMGTGQLPKFEADLFKTQEDLFLIPTAEVPVTNIFRDEILDAKQLPISMTAYTPCFRSEAGSHGKDVRGLIRQHQFNKVELVKFVRPENSYDELEKLTHDAESILQKLNLHYRVVCLCTADLGFSAAKTYDLEVWLPGQNCYREISSCSNFEDFQARRAKIRFKDADKKNKFVHTLNGSGLAVGRTLVAILENYQQPDGSILIPDALQPYLNGVKVINQHN
- a CDS encoding DUF1646 family protein; this encodes MLDISTIGLLIILIAVLACPFAFKFIEHHIEIFLFIMGLAAALLTQKFNLHLLGHALSEPVPITLAVLAFGLLFKIFRKKLDQTIRFILKKIPIAWFIALIIFILGLASSIITAIIAALILTEVISLLPIDKQHEKKLVILACYAIGLGAVLTPIGEPLSTITLAKLKGLPGVDFWYLAKLLGLEVILMLILFAGLSFFFRGHRSQTGLTAIHREETYGEILLRSAKVFLFVMALIFLGSGFQQLVDRYVIHLSADLLYWINMISAVLDNATLAATEISPNMDAIHLKKILMGLLISGGMLIPGNIPNIIAAAKLKISMKDWAKFGAPLGLVVMLGYFLIIKLI
- a CDS encoding DASS family sodium-coupled anion symporter, coding for MEPEGLLSPAEEQFEKIRHRVGLFLGPALFLLVYFLPLLTNHPRAHKLAAILALVLVFWMTEAIPLPVTALLGTLLTVLFGIATPKEALAPFADPIIFLFIGSFMLAEAMTIHGLHRRFALAALSLAGNRPWCILVVLGVISATISMWMSNSATTAMMLPLAIGLIRALNEIHTPREGVRDRFSVGLLLMIAYGASIGGIGTPVGTPPNLIGIGLIENLAGIRIDFLQWMTLAIPIVVALFVCLAFILSWFHPHTSSRLPNTQQYISKMREKLGRLSRGEINVMIAFLVAVSLWILPGFFAAILGKSAPLTRLLAERLDEGMVAILAALLLFVLPIKRKGSSMTLTWQEATKIDWGTLLLFGGGLSLGKLMFSSGLADAIGHGLVALTGVDSLWGMTALGILLAILVSETTSNTASANAIIPVMIALAKEADVSPLPPALGACLGASFGFMLPVSTPPNAIVYGSGRVPILAMVRAGIVFDIVGFGLIWGGLRILCPLLGWA